A DNA window from Schistocerca gregaria isolate iqSchGreg1 chromosome 2, iqSchGreg1.2, whole genome shotgun sequence contains the following coding sequences:
- the LOC126335264 gene encoding NADH dehydrogenase [ubiquinone] 1 alpha subcomplex subunit 2, protein MASRALKFGSHLKELRIHLCQTSNASKGVRDFVENYYVGLKNSNPKFPILIRECSGVQPRLYARYEFGKESCVSLTNLKAEDVIKQIEQLAQK, encoded by the exons ATGGCAAGCAGAGCATTAAAATTTGGCTCACATTTAAAAGAGCTAAGAATTCACTTGTGCCAAACTTCAAACGCAAGCAAGGGAGTTAG GGATTTTGTCGAAAATTATTACGTTGGACTAAAGAACAGTAATCCAAAATTTCCAATCCTCATAAGGGAATGTAGCGGTGTTCAACCTAGATTGTATGCGAGATATG AATTTGGAAAAGAAAGCTGTGTTTCACTAACAAATCTTAAAGCAGAAGATGTAATCAAACAAATTGAACAGCTAGCCCAGAAATAG